The Vitis vinifera cultivar Pinot Noir 40024 chromosome 12, ASM3070453v1 genome has a segment encoding these proteins:
- the LOC100243910 gene encoding uncharacterized protein LOC100243910 isoform X3, with protein sequence MIGFVFPRANALGTTFDYQFLRGFVFQIPFTFTTFINPTYSKLLFFSARTLPIQERERRPLYSSHSTQGDRPSAALMKVVVHRYITSRLHSLGVPVAKGCGNALFYYLKKWTTYQRS encoded by the exons ATGATTGGGTTTGTTTTCCCACGGGCTAATGCATTGGGAACCACTTTTGATTATCAGTTTCTAAGGGGCTTTGTGTTTCAG ATACCTTTTACATTCACCACCTTTATAAATCCTACTTATTCAAAg CTTCTGTTCTTCTCTGCAAGAACACTTCCAATTCAGGAAAGGGAGAGACGGCCATTATATAGCTCACATTCGACACAAGGAGATAGGCCTAGTGCTGCTCTAATGAAGGTGGTGGTACATCGATATATAACCAG CAGATTGCACTCGCTGGGAGTTCCTGTAGCAAAAGGTTGTGGTAACGCTTTATTCTACTACCTAAAAAAGTGGACCACTTACCAAAG GTCTTGA
- the LOC100243910 gene encoding uncharacterized protein LOC100243910 isoform X2: MIGFVFPRANALGTTFDYQFLRGFVFQIPFTFTTFINPTYSKLLFFSARTLPIQERERRPLYSSHSTQGDRPSAALMKVVVHRYITRLHSLGVPVAKGCGNALFYYLKKWTTYQRQGDKILTSLFYSCHSFLSKF; this comes from the exons ATGATTGGGTTTGTTTTCCCACGGGCTAATGCATTGGGAACCACTTTTGATTATCAGTTTCTAAGGGGCTTTGTGTTTCAG ATACCTTTTACATTCACCACCTTTATAAATCCTACTTATTCAAAg CTTCTGTTCTTCTCTGCAAGAACACTTCCAATTCAGGAAAGGGAGAGACGGCCATTATATAGCTCACATTCGACACAAGGAGATAGGCCTAGTGCTGCTCTAATGAAGGTGGTGGTACATCGATATATAACCAG ATTGCACTCGCTGGGAGTTCCTGTAGCAAAAGGTTGTGGTAACGCTTTATTCTACTACCTAAAAAAGTGGACCACTTACCAAAGGCAGGGGGATAAAATTCTAACATCTTTGTTCTATAGTTGCCACTCATTTCTTTCCAAATTTTGA
- the LOC100243910 gene encoding uncharacterized protein LOC100243910 isoform X1 has translation MIGFVFPRANALGTTFDYQFLRGFVFQIPFTFTTFINPTYSKLLFFSARTLPIQERERRPLYSSHSTQGDRPSAALMKVVVHRYITSRLHSLGVPVAKGCGNALFYYLKKWTTYQRQGDKILTSLFYSCHSFLSKF, from the exons ATGATTGGGTTTGTTTTCCCACGGGCTAATGCATTGGGAACCACTTTTGATTATCAGTTTCTAAGGGGCTTTGTGTTTCAG ATACCTTTTACATTCACCACCTTTATAAATCCTACTTATTCAAAg CTTCTGTTCTTCTCTGCAAGAACACTTCCAATTCAGGAAAGGGAGAGACGGCCATTATATAGCTCACATTCGACACAAGGAGATAGGCCTAGTGCTGCTCTAATGAAGGTGGTGGTACATCGATATATAACCAG CAGATTGCACTCGCTGGGAGTTCCTGTAGCAAAAGGTTGTGGTAACGCTTTATTCTACTACCTAAAAAAGTGGACCACTTACCAAAGGCAGGGGGATAAAATTCTAACATCTTTGTTCTATAGTTGCCACTCATTTCTTTCCAAATTTTGA
- the LOC100243910 gene encoding uncharacterized protein LOC100243910 isoform X4, whose translation MIGFVFPRANALGTTFDYQFLRGFVFQIPFTFTTFINPTYSKLLFFSARTLPIQERERRPLYSSHSTQGDRPSAALMKVVVHRYITRLHSLGVPVAKGCGNALFYYLKKWTTYQRS comes from the exons ATGATTGGGTTTGTTTTCCCACGGGCTAATGCATTGGGAACCACTTTTGATTATCAGTTTCTAAGGGGCTTTGTGTTTCAG ATACCTTTTACATTCACCACCTTTATAAATCCTACTTATTCAAAg CTTCTGTTCTTCTCTGCAAGAACACTTCCAATTCAGGAAAGGGAGAGACGGCCATTATATAGCTCACATTCGACACAAGGAGATAGGCCTAGTGCTGCTCTAATGAAGGTGGTGGTACATCGATATATAACCAG ATTGCACTCGCTGGGAGTTCCTGTAGCAAAAGGTTGTGGTAACGCTTTATTCTACTACCTAAAAAAGTGGACCACTTACCAAAG GTCTTGA
- the LOC100259284 gene encoding disease resistance protein RGA2 isoform X1 yields the protein MALEIFAGAFLSASLHVLFDRLASSEVWTFIGGQKVSEELLLELGMKLLVVDKVLDHAEVKQFTDERVKRWLVRVKNAVYDAEDLLDEITTEALRRKMEAADSQTGPTHVLNSFSTWFKAPLADHQSMESKVKKIIGKLEVLAQAIDVLALKGDGKKLPQRLPSTSLVDECCVYGRDEIKEEMIKGLLSDNTGRNKIDVISIVGMGGAGKTTLAQLLYNDGKVKGHFHLKAWVCVSEEFCLLKVTKSILEGIGSAASSHMQSENLDLLQQNLKDSLGDKKFLLVLDDVWEKCPSEGAGLRIPLLAAWEGLRIPLLAAGEGSKVVVTTRNRNVAKIMRADHTHPLEGLSQAHCWSLFEKLAFENGASGPYPQLESIGRKIVAKCQGLPLAVKALGCLLYSKTDRREWEQILESEIWDLQDHEIVPSLILSYRDLPLHLKRCFAYCSIFPKDHEFDKENLILLWMAEGLLQFSKSNERMGKVGEKYFDELVSKSFFQKSAFNKSCFVMHDLMHDLAQYISREFCIRVEDDKVQEISENTHHSLAFCRTFDRLVVFKRFEALAKIKCLRTYLEFSEEFPFYIPSKRGSVDLHAILSKWRYLRVLSLRFYRLTDLPDSIGELKYLRYLDISYTGIKKLPDSVCYLYNLQTMILSVYYHFIELPERMDKLINLRYLDIRGWREMPSHISTLKSLQKLSNFIVGQKGGSRIGELGELSDIGGRLEISEMQNVECARDALRANMKDKRHLDELSLAWRDEGTNDVIQSGVLNNLQPHPNLKQLTIAGYPGVAFPDWIGGGSSLSNLVTLLLWTCENCSSLPPLGQLPSLKHLSISGLKGVERVGREFYGDASSSIASKPSFPFLQTLRFDRMDNWEQWLCCGCEFHRLQELYIKKCPKLTGKLPEELPSLKKLEIDGCRGLLVASLQVPAIRELKMVGFGELQLKRPASGFTALQTSHIEISNVPQWRQLPLEPHELTITNLDAVESLLEEGIPQTHPSVMHDLKIRGCYFSRPLNRFGFSMVTLKSLQICDCNNVGFLLPELFRCHHPSLEELKIIDSKTDLSLSSSFSLSFSLAIFPRLIHFDISSVDGLESLSISISEGEPTSLRSLEIIKCDDLEYIELPALNSACYSISECWKLKSLALALSSLKRLSLAGCPQLLFHNDGLPFDLRELEIFKCNQLKPQVDWGLQRLASLTEFIIGGCQNVESFPEELLLPPTLTTLEMKYFPNLKSLDGRGLQQLTSLTKLSIRHCPQLQFIPQEGFQHFPSLMELEIEDCPGLQSFGEDILRHLSSLERLSICRCDALQSLTGSGLQHLTSLEKLEIRLCPKLQSLKEVGLPCLAPLKQLHISGLPELQSLTEVGLQHLTSLEILCIFNCPKLQSLTGERLPDSLSFLHIKNCPLLEQRCQFEEGQEWDYIAHIPRIYIGREAF from the coding sequence ATGGCCCTAGAGATATTTGCAGGAGCTTTTCTCTCCGCTTCTCTCCATGTTCTTTTCGACAGGTTGGCTTCTTCCGAGGTATGGACCTTCATCGGGGGACAGAAGGTCAGTGAGGAACTCCTTCTGGAGTTGGGGATGAAATTGCTGGTTGTGGATAAAGTGCTCGACCATGCTGAGGTAAAGCAATTTACAGATGAACGAGTCAAAAGGTGGTTGGTGCGCGTTAAGAATGCTGTGTATGATGCGGAAGACCTACTGGACGAGATTACCACAGAAGCTTTGCGACGCAAGATGGAAGCTGCTGACTCCCAGACTGGCCCAACTCACGTACTGAACAGCTTTTCCACATGGTTTAAGGCCCCACTTGCTGATCATCAAAGCATGGAATCTAAGGTAAAGAAGATCATCGGAAAACTGGAAGTTCTTGCACAAGCAATAGATGTGCTTGCTTTGAAGGGTGATGGTAAGAAACTGCCACAAAGATTACCCTCGACTTCTCTGGTGGATGAATGTTGTGTGTACGGCAGGGATGAAATTAAAGAGGAGATGATTAAAGGGTTGTTGTCTGATAATACAGGTCGCAACAAGATAGATGTGATCTCCATAGTCGGCATGGGCGGCGCAGGCAAGACCACCCTGGCTCAGCTTTTGTATAATGATGGGAAAGTGAAAGGACACTTTCACCTGAAAGCATGGGTTTGTGTTTCGGAGGAGTTTTGTCTTCTCAAGGTGACAAAATCAATTCTTGAGGGAATAGGATCTGCGGCCTCTTCTCATATGCAAAGCGAGAACCTGGATTTGCTTCAGCAAAACTTAAAAGATAGCCTTGGTGACAAGAAATTTCTACTCGTTCTGGATGATGTTTGGGAGAAATGTCCTAGTGAAGGGGCAGGGTTACGAATTCCGCTCCTAGCTGCTTGGGAAGGGTTACGAATTCCACTCCTAGCTGCTGGGGAAGGAAGCAAGGTTGTTGTGACCACTCGCAATCGAAACGTTGCAAAAATCATGCGTGCAGATCATACTCATCCTCTGGAAGGGTTGTCCCAGGCACATTGTTGGTCCTTATTTGAAAAACTTGCATTTGAAAATGGAGCCTCGGGCCCATATCCTCAACTTGAATCAATAGGCAGAAAGATCGTGGCTAAATGCCAAGGATTGCCTTTAGCGGTCAAAGCACTTGGTTGTCTCTTGTATTCTAAAACTGACCGAAGGGAATGGGAACAAATTTTGGAGAGTGAAATTTGGGATTTGCAAGATCATGAAATCGTTCCTTCGTTGATATTGAGTTATCGAGATCTCCCATTGCATCTGAAACGATGTTTTGCCTATTGCTCCATTTTCCCCAAGGACCATGAATTTGATAAGGAGAATCTGATTTTACTATGGATGGCAGAAGGACttctacaattttcaaaaaGCAATGAAAGAATGGGAAAGGTAGGTGAGAAGTATTTTGATGAACTTGTATCGAAGTCATTTTTTCAGAAATCTGCTTTCAACAAATCATGCTTTGTCATGCATGATCTCATGCATGACTTGGCTCAATATATATCTAGAGAATTTTGTATTCGagttgaggatgataaggtgcaAGAAATCTCAGAGAACACTCAtcactcattggccttttgtcGTACCTTTGATAGATTGGTTGTGTTTAAGAGGTTTGAGGCCCTTGCAAAAATAAAGTGTCTTCGAACGTACCTTGAGTTTTCAGAggaatttcctttttatattccAAGTAAAAGGGGAAGTGTTGATTTACACGCTATATTATCTAAATGGAGGTACTTACGAGTGTTGTCATTGCGTTTTTATAGACTTACTGATTTGCCCGATTCAATAGGTGAATTAAAATATTTGCGTTATTTGGATATCTCATATACTGGGATTAAAAAGTTGCCTGATTCCGTGTGTTATTTATACAATTTACAAACAATGATTCTATCAGTATATTACCATTTCATTGAATTGCCTGAAAGGATGgataaattgattaatttgcGTTATCTTGATATAAGAGGATGGAGAGAAATGCCAAGTCACATTAGTACATTAAAAAGTTTACAGAAGTTGAGTAATTTTATTGTGGGCCAAAAAGGTGGATCAAGAATTGGTGAATTAGGAGAGCTTTCAGATATTGGGGGAAGACTTGAAATTTCAGAAATGCAGAATGTGGAGTGTGCTAGGGATGCGTTGAGAGCGAATATGAAGGATAAGAGACACCTTGATGAACTATCCTTGGCATGGAGAGACGAAGGTACTAATGATGTTATACAAAGTGGCGTCCTCAACAACTTGCAGCCTCATCCAAATTTAAAGCAGCTTACCATCGCAGGTTATCCCGGTGTAGCATTTCCAGACTGGATAGGAGGAGGTTCTTCACTCTCGAATCTGGTCACCCTGCTGTTGTGGACATGTGAAAATTGTTCATCATTGCCACCACTTGGGCAACTACCCTCTCTTAAACATCTTTCTATCTCAGGACTAAAAGGAGTAGAGAGGGTGGGAAGGGAGTTTTATGGGGATGCTTCTTCCTCCATTGCAAGTAAGCCCTCCTTCCCATTCCTACAAACTCTAAGATTTGACAGGATGGACAACTGGGAGCAATGGTTATGTTGTGGATGCGAATTCCATCGTCTCCAGGAGCTTTATATAAAGAAATGTCCCAAACTCACAGGGAAATTACCAGAAGAGCTTCCTTCATTGAAGAAACTTGAAATTGATGGATGTCGGGGGCTGCTTGTGGCTTCACTCCAAGTTCCAGCCATTCGTGAATTGAAAATGGTGGGTTTTGGTGAATTGCAGTTGAAAAGGCCAGCCTCTGGCTTCACTGCTCTTCAAACTTCACATATTGAAATTTCAAATGTGCCTCAGTGGAGGCAACTACCATTGGAACCGCACGAGCTCACAATTACAAACCTTGATGCTGTAGAGTCTCTACTAGAGGAGGGAATCCCGCAAACCCACCCTTCTGTCATGCATGATTTGAAAATCAGGGGTTGTTATTTTTCCAGACCGTTGAACAGATTTGGTTTTTCCATGGTCACATTAAAATCGCTACAAATCTGTGACTGTAACAACGTAGGGTTTCTCCTACCTGAGTTGTTCAGATGCCATCACCCATCtcttgaagaattaaaaatcaTCGATAGTAAAACCGATTTATCTCTCTCATCATCCTTCTCATTATCCTTCTCTTTAGCCATCTTCCCCAGGTTGATTCATTTTGATATCAGTTCTGTAGATGGTCTTGAATCCCTCTCCATCTCGATTTCAGAAGGGGAACCAACTTCTCTTCGTTCGTTGGAAATTATCAAGTGCGATGATCTTGAATATATTGAATTGCCTGCTCTCAACTCGGCATGCTATAGTATCTCGGAATGCTGGAAGCTCAAGTCGCTGGCACTCGCACTCTCATCCTTGAAGAGATTAAGTTTAGCAGGTTGTCCACAATTGTTGTTTCACAACGATGGTTTGCCCTTCGACCTACGTGAACTCGAAATTTTCAAATGCAACCAACTCAAGCCCCAGGTGGACTGGGGTTTGCAGAGACTGGCCTCTCTTACAGAATTCATAATCGGTGGATGCCAGAACGTGGAGTCATTTCCCGAGGAGCTCCTGCTGCCCCCCACTCTTACCACTcttgaaatgaaatattttccaaatctcAAGTCTCTGGACGGTAGAGGGCTTCAACAGCTTACCTCGCTCACAAAATTATCCATCCGTCACTGCCCTCAGCTCCAATTTATTCCACAAGAGGGGTTTCAACATTTTCCTTCTCTTATGGAATTAGAGATCGAAGACTGCCCGGGCCTCCAATCCTTTGGGGAAGACATCCTTCGACATCTTTCATCTCTTGAACGATTATCCATCTGTCGGTGCGATGCACTCCAGTCCTTGACAGGATCGGGTCTTCAACACCTCACCTCTcttgaaaaattggaaatccGTCTCTGCCCTAAGCTCCAATCTTTGAAAGAAGTGGGTCTACCATGCCTTGCCCCTCTTAAACAACTACACATCTCGGGCTTACCCGAGCTCCAATCCTTGACAGAAGTGGGTCTTCAACACCTCACCTCTCTTGAAATATTATGCATCTTCAACTGTCCTAAGCTTCAATCCTTGACAGGAGAGAGACTTCCAGATTCCCTCTCTTTTCTACACATCAAGAACTGTCCTTTGCTGGAACAGCGGTGCCAATTTGAAGAAGGGCAAGAATGGGATTATATAGCTCACATCCCACGAATATACATCGGTCGTGAGGCATTCTAA
- the LOC100259284 gene encoding putative disease resistance RPP13-like protein 1 isoform X2 gives MALEIFAGAFLSASLHVLFDRLASSEVWTFIGGQKVSEELLLELGMKLLVVDKVLDHAEVKQFTDERVKRWLVRVKNAVYDAEDLLDEITTEALRRKMEAADSQTGPTHVLNSFSTWFKAPLADHQSMESKVKKIIGKLEVLAQAIDVLALKGDGKKLPQRLPSTSLVDECCVYGRDEIKEEMIKGLLSDNTGRNKIDVISIVGMGGAGKTTLAQLLYNDGKVKGHFHLKAWVCVSEEFCLLKVTKSILEGIGSAASSHMQSENLDLLQQNLKDSLGDKKFLLVLDDVWEKCPSEGAGLRIPLLAAWEGLRIPLLAAGEGSKVVVTTRNRNVAKIMRADHTHPLEGLSQAHCWSLFEKLAFENGASGPYPQLESIGRKIVAKCQGLPLAVKALGCLLYSKTDRREWEQILESEIWDLQDHEIVPSLILSYRDLPLHLKRCFAYCSIFPKDHEFDKENLILLWMAEGLLQFSKSNERMGKVGEKYFDELVSKSFFQKSAFNKSCFVMHDLMHDLAQYISREFCIRVEDDKVQEISENTHHSLAFCRTFDRLVVFKRFEALAKIKCLRTYLEFSEEFPFYIPSKRGSVDLHAILSKWRYLRVLSLRFYRLTDLPDSIGELKYLRYLDISYTGIKKLPDSVCYLYNLQTMILSVYYHFIELPERMDKLINLRYLDIRGWREMPSHISTLKSLQKLSNFIVGQKGGSRIGELGELSDIGGRLEISEMQNVECARDALRANMKDKRHLDELSLAWRDEGTNDVIQSGVLNNLQPHPNLKQLTIAGYPGVAFPDWIGGGSSLSNLVTLLLWTCENCSSLPPLGQLPSLKHLSISGLKGVERVGREFYGDASSSIASKPSFPFLQTLRFDRMDNWEQWLCCGCEFHRLQELYIKKCPKLTGKLPEELPSLKKLEIDGCRGLLVASLQVPAIRELKMVGFGELQLKRPASGFTALQTSHIEISNVPQWRQLPLEPHELTITNLDAVESLLEEGIPQTHPSVMHDLKIRGCYFSRPLNRFGFSMVTLKSLQICDCNNVGFLLPELFRCHHPSLEELKIIDSKTDLSLSSSFSLSFSLAIFPRLIHFDISSVDGLESLSISISEGEPTSLRSLEIIKCDDLEYIELPALNSACYSISECWKLKSLALALSSLKRLSLAGCPQLLFHNDGLPFDLRELEIFKCNQLKPQVDWGLQRLASLTEFIIGGCQNVESFPEELLLPPTLTTLEMKYFPNLKSLDGRGLQQLTSLTKLSIRHCPQLQFIPQEGFQHFPSLMELEIEDCPGLQSFGEDILRHLSSLERLSICRCDALQSLTGSGLQHLTSLEKLEIRLCPKLQSLKEVGLPCLAPLKQLHISGLPELQSLTEERDFQIPSLFYTSRTVLCWNSGANLKKGKNGII, from the exons ATGGCCCTAGAGATATTTGCAGGAGCTTTTCTCTCCGCTTCTCTCCATGTTCTTTTCGACAGGTTGGCTTCTTCCGAGGTATGGACCTTCATCGGGGGACAGAAGGTCAGTGAGGAACTCCTTCTGGAGTTGGGGATGAAATTGCTGGTTGTGGATAAAGTGCTCGACCATGCTGAGGTAAAGCAATTTACAGATGAACGAGTCAAAAGGTGGTTGGTGCGCGTTAAGAATGCTGTGTATGATGCGGAAGACCTACTGGACGAGATTACCACAGAAGCTTTGCGACGCAAGATGGAAGCTGCTGACTCCCAGACTGGCCCAACTCACGTACTGAACAGCTTTTCCACATGGTTTAAGGCCCCACTTGCTGATCATCAAAGCATGGAATCTAAGGTAAAGAAGATCATCGGAAAACTGGAAGTTCTTGCACAAGCAATAGATGTGCTTGCTTTGAAGGGTGATGGTAAGAAACTGCCACAAAGATTACCCTCGACTTCTCTGGTGGATGAATGTTGTGTGTACGGCAGGGATGAAATTAAAGAGGAGATGATTAAAGGGTTGTTGTCTGATAATACAGGTCGCAACAAGATAGATGTGATCTCCATAGTCGGCATGGGCGGCGCAGGCAAGACCACCCTGGCTCAGCTTTTGTATAATGATGGGAAAGTGAAAGGACACTTTCACCTGAAAGCATGGGTTTGTGTTTCGGAGGAGTTTTGTCTTCTCAAGGTGACAAAATCAATTCTTGAGGGAATAGGATCTGCGGCCTCTTCTCATATGCAAAGCGAGAACCTGGATTTGCTTCAGCAAAACTTAAAAGATAGCCTTGGTGACAAGAAATTTCTACTCGTTCTGGATGATGTTTGGGAGAAATGTCCTAGTGAAGGGGCAGGGTTACGAATTCCGCTCCTAGCTGCTTGGGAAGGGTTACGAATTCCACTCCTAGCTGCTGGGGAAGGAAGCAAGGTTGTTGTGACCACTCGCAATCGAAACGTTGCAAAAATCATGCGTGCAGATCATACTCATCCTCTGGAAGGGTTGTCCCAGGCACATTGTTGGTCCTTATTTGAAAAACTTGCATTTGAAAATGGAGCCTCGGGCCCATATCCTCAACTTGAATCAATAGGCAGAAAGATCGTGGCTAAATGCCAAGGATTGCCTTTAGCGGTCAAAGCACTTGGTTGTCTCTTGTATTCTAAAACTGACCGAAGGGAATGGGAACAAATTTTGGAGAGTGAAATTTGGGATTTGCAAGATCATGAAATCGTTCCTTCGTTGATATTGAGTTATCGAGATCTCCCATTGCATCTGAAACGATGTTTTGCCTATTGCTCCATTTTCCCCAAGGACCATGAATTTGATAAGGAGAATCTGATTTTACTATGGATGGCAGAAGGACttctacaattttcaaaaaGCAATGAAAGAATGGGAAAGGTAGGTGAGAAGTATTTTGATGAACTTGTATCGAAGTCATTTTTTCAGAAATCTGCTTTCAACAAATCATGCTTTGTCATGCATGATCTCATGCATGACTTGGCTCAATATATATCTAGAGAATTTTGTATTCGagttgaggatgataaggtgcaAGAAATCTCAGAGAACACTCAtcactcattggccttttgtcGTACCTTTGATAGATTGGTTGTGTTTAAGAGGTTTGAGGCCCTTGCAAAAATAAAGTGTCTTCGAACGTACCTTGAGTTTTCAGAggaatttcctttttatattccAAGTAAAAGGGGAAGTGTTGATTTACACGCTATATTATCTAAATGGAGGTACTTACGAGTGTTGTCATTGCGTTTTTATAGACTTACTGATTTGCCCGATTCAATAGGTGAATTAAAATATTTGCGTTATTTGGATATCTCATATACTGGGATTAAAAAGTTGCCTGATTCCGTGTGTTATTTATACAATTTACAAACAATGATTCTATCAGTATATTACCATTTCATTGAATTGCCTGAAAGGATGgataaattgattaatttgcGTTATCTTGATATAAGAGGATGGAGAGAAATGCCAAGTCACATTAGTACATTAAAAAGTTTACAGAAGTTGAGTAATTTTATTGTGGGCCAAAAAGGTGGATCAAGAATTGGTGAATTAGGAGAGCTTTCAGATATTGGGGGAAGACTTGAAATTTCAGAAATGCAGAATGTGGAGTGTGCTAGGGATGCGTTGAGAGCGAATATGAAGGATAAGAGACACCTTGATGAACTATCCTTGGCATGGAGAGACGAAGGTACTAATGATGTTATACAAAGTGGCGTCCTCAACAACTTGCAGCCTCATCCAAATTTAAAGCAGCTTACCATCGCAGGTTATCCCGGTGTAGCATTTCCAGACTGGATAGGAGGAGGTTCTTCACTCTCGAATCTGGTCACCCTGCTGTTGTGGACATGTGAAAATTGTTCATCATTGCCACCACTTGGGCAACTACCCTCTCTTAAACATCTTTCTATCTCAGGACTAAAAGGAGTAGAGAGGGTGGGAAGGGAGTTTTATGGGGATGCTTCTTCCTCCATTGCAAGTAAGCCCTCCTTCCCATTCCTACAAACTCTAAGATTTGACAGGATGGACAACTGGGAGCAATGGTTATGTTGTGGATGCGAATTCCATCGTCTCCAGGAGCTTTATATAAAGAAATGTCCCAAACTCACAGGGAAATTACCAGAAGAGCTTCCTTCATTGAAGAAACTTGAAATTGATGGATGTCGGGGGCTGCTTGTGGCTTCACTCCAAGTTCCAGCCATTCGTGAATTGAAAATGGTGGGTTTTGGTGAATTGCAGTTGAAAAGGCCAGCCTCTGGCTTCACTGCTCTTCAAACTTCACATATTGAAATTTCAAATGTGCCTCAGTGGAGGCAACTACCATTGGAACCGCACGAGCTCACAATTACAAACCTTGATGCTGTAGAGTCTCTACTAGAGGAGGGAATCCCGCAAACCCACCCTTCTGTCATGCATGATTTGAAAATCAGGGGTTGTTATTTTTCCAGACCGTTGAACAGATTTGGTTTTTCCATGGTCACATTAAAATCGCTACAAATCTGTGACTGTAACAACGTAGGGTTTCTCCTACCTGAGTTGTTCAGATGCCATCACCCATCtcttgaagaattaaaaatcaTCGATAGTAAAACCGATTTATCTCTCTCATCATCCTTCTCATTATCCTTCTCTTTAGCCATCTTCCCCAGGTTGATTCATTTTGATATCAGTTCTGTAGATGGTCTTGAATCCCTCTCCATCTCGATTTCAGAAGGGGAACCAACTTCTCTTCGTTCGTTGGAAATTATCAAGTGCGATGATCTTGAATATATTGAATTGCCTGCTCTCAACTCGGCATGCTATAGTATCTCGGAATGCTGGAAGCTCAAGTCGCTGGCACTCGCACTCTCATCCTTGAAGAGATTAAGTTTAGCAGGTTGTCCACAATTGTTGTTTCACAACGATGGTTTGCCCTTCGACCTACGTGAACTCGAAATTTTCAAATGCAACCAACTCAAGCCCCAGGTGGACTGGGGTTTGCAGAGACTGGCCTCTCTTACAGAATTCATAATCGGTGGATGCCAGAACGTGGAGTCATTTCCCGAGGAGCTCCTGCTGCCCCCCACTCTTACCACTcttgaaatgaaatattttccaaatctcAAGTCTCTGGACGGTAGAGGGCTTCAACAGCTTACCTCGCTCACAAAATTATCCATCCGTCACTGCCCTCAGCTCCAATTTATTCCACAAGAGGGGTTTCAACATTTTCCTTCTCTTATGGAATTAGAGATCGAAGACTGCCCGGGCCTCCAATCCTTTGGGGAAGACATCCTTCGACATCTTTCATCTCTTGAACGATTATCCATCTGTCGGTGCGATGCACTCCAGTCCTTGACAGGATCGGGTCTTCAACACCTCACCTCTcttgaaaaattggaaatccGTCTCTGCCCTAAGCTCCAATCTTTGAAAGAAGTGGGTCTACCATGCCTTGCCCCTCTTAAACAACTACACATCTCGGGCTTACCCGAGCTCCAATCCTTGACAGAA GAGAGAGACTTCCAGATTCCCTCTCTTTTCTACACATCAAGAACTGTCCTTTGCTGGAACAGCGGTGCCAATTTGAAGAAGGGCAAGAATGGGATTATATAG